The following are encoded together in the Salvia hispanica cultivar TCC Black 2014 chromosome 6, UniMelb_Shisp_WGS_1.0, whole genome shotgun sequence genome:
- the LOC125196001 gene encoding protein AUXIN RESPONSE 4 produces MAIITEEPQSPPQLRHRKSNPKPPNPASPPSTSPPSKSAETTVNPFHFWFYFTLLVSLITLSCVLISSSLSHQDPKAWFLSLPPLLRRHYSNGRTLKVQTALNHPQVEVFSIQQGSIDAESRVLIVHGAGCSSFSFQDVVRELGSRKNVRAVAIDLPGSGFSDKSVVVMEESLGGSDPFSKMWDVYQEIREKGLFWGFDQLVEQGYVENEVKVVKRERVKPIELGSEEMGRVLGQVVDSMDLAPVDLVLHDSALGLSANWISENRGLIRSVVVLDGAHSGMALPLWAVGVPVVREIVLGFRSVFEMVLGKCCVKSVVAAEAEAHRILLKGRDGASAVVGMGKKLNCSFDLSEWSSRDSVRGLPFQVIWSGGWSDEWTSEGRQMADALLQAKFVTHSGGRWMQEHNSEEVAESIYEFVSSLPKPSREVVQETIPNHSQDKYTDKSNHQHDQGHGHGHSHHGHGHGLGHHEHAGYMDSYGMGHGYGM; encoded by the exons ATGGCCATCATAACTGAGGAGCCACAATCACCGCCGCAGCTCCGCCACCGCAAATCCAATCCAAAACCACCCAACCCCGCCTCGCCGCCCTCCACATCACCACCATCCAAATCCGCAGAAACCACCGTGAACCCATTTCACTTCTGGTTCTACTTCACCCTCCTCGTCTCCCTAATCACCCTCTCCTGCGTCCTCATCTCCTCCTCCCTCTCCCATCAAGACCCCAAGGCCTGGTTCCTCAGCCTCCCCCCACTCCTCCGCCGCCACTACTCCAATGGCCGAACCCTCAAGGTCCAAACAGCCCTCAATCACCCCCAAGTTGAAGTCTTTTCCATCCAGCAAGGCTCAATCGACGCAGAAAGCCGCGTCCTCATCGTCCACGGCGCAGGTTGTAGCTCCTTCTCTTTTCAAGATGTTGTTAGGGAGTTAGGCAGTAGGAAGAATGTGCGCGCTGTAGCGATTGATCTCCCGGGATCCGGTTTCTCGGATAAATCGGTTGTTGTGATGGAGGAGAGTTTAGGTGGGAGTGATCCTTTTAGCAAGATGTGGGATGTGTATCAGGAGATTAGGGAAAAAGGTTTATTTTGGGGATTTGATCAGCTTGTTGAGCAAGGGTATGTGGAGAATGAGGTGAAGGTTGTGAAGAGGGAGAGAGTTAAACCTATAGAATTGGGGAGTGAAGAAATGGGGAGAGTTTTAGGGCAAGTGGTGGATTCGATGGACCTGGCTCCTGTGGATTTGGTGTTGCACGATTCGGCCTTAGGGCTGAGTGCCAACTGGATATCCGAGAACCGGGGATTGATTAGGAGTGTGGTGGTTCTTGATGGTGCTCATAGTGGGATGGCGTTGCCTCTTTGGGCTGTGGGAGTACCTGTGGTGAGGGAGATTGTGTTGGGATTTAGGTCTGTGTTCGAGATGGTTCTTGGAAAGTGTTGTGTGAAGTCAGTTGTTGCAGCCGAGGCTGAGGCGCATAGGATTCTGTTGAAGGGGAGGGATGGGGCAAGTGCTGTGGTTGGGATGGGGAAGAAGCTGAATTGTAGCTTTGATTTGTCTGAATGGAGTAGTCGGGATAGTGTTAGAGGACTGCCATTCCAAGTGATTTGGTCTGGTGGCTGGTCTGATGAATGGACCTCTGAGGGGCGGCAAATGGCTGATGCTCTTCTTCAGGCTAAATTTGTCACTCATTCTGGCGGGCGATGGATGCAG GAACATAATTCAGAGGAGGTAGCTGAGAGCATCTACGAGTTTGTGTCCTCGTTACCAAAACCATCCAGAGAAGTCGTACAAGAAACGATCCCTAATCATTCCCAGGACAAGTATACTGATAAAAGCAACCACCAACACGACCAAGGCCACGGGCACGGTCACAGCCACCATGGTCATGGACACGGGCTCGGCCACCACGAGCATGCTGGTTACATGGATTCATATGGTATGGGGCATGGATATGGCATGTGA
- the LOC125193327 gene encoding deSI-like protein At4g17486, protein MRLFPISTSSDSSPRERNSEKSQSPIYLNIYDLTPINNYLYWFGCGIFHSGIEAHGLEYGFGAHEYPTSGVFEVEPRGCPGFIFRRAIHLGSTDMSRSEFRSFMEHLSSDYHGDTYNLISKNCNHFTEEVCQQLTGKPIPGWVNRLARLGSFCNCLLPESIQATQVTQLPDVEMCSDDGTDPGASYATGESEEEELDHHLITTASSDIAFLKDKPVRLAKEIH, encoded by the exons ATGCGATTGTTTCCAATTTCTACGAGCTCAGATAGTTCACCAAGGGAGCGGAATTCGGAGAAAAGTCAGTCGCCGATTTACCTAAATATATATGATCTCACTCCCATAAACAACTATCTTTACTGGTTCGGATGTGGGATTTTTCACTCTGGCATTGAAG CACATGGTCTGGAATATGGATTTGGAGCTCATGAGTACCCAACAAGTGGAGTGTTTGAGGTTGAACCCAGAGGTTGCCCTGGTTTTATCTTTAGACGTGCTATCCATTTGGGAAGTACCGACATGTCTCGTTCAGAATTTCGGTCATTTATGGAACATCTCTCCAGCGACTATCATGGTGACACATACAATCTAATTTCTAAGAATTGCAATCATTTCACTGAAGAAGTTTGTCAACAACTCACTGGAAAACCTATACCTGGGTGGGTTAATCGATTGGCACGATTAG GCTCTTTCTGTAACTGTCTGCTGCCTGAAAGTATCCAGGCTACTCAAGTGACACAGCTTCCTGATGTTGAAATGTGTTCAG ATGATGGTACCGACCCTGGTGCATCATATGCAACAGGAGAAAGCGAAGAGGAGGAACTAGACCACCATCTGATTACCACAGCAAGCAGTGACATAGCATTTTTGAAAGACAAACCAGTGAGGCTAGCAAAAGAAAttcattga
- the LOC125193325 gene encoding uncharacterized protein LOC125193325, which translates to MASATFSISTVAAYTHLPSLPRLPSISHFSITPTFPITQRLTLTRAKFDKFQGDDSVEPDDDGGEDPPQFQISEEEDDSCLPSDLEGAVRQSGQASAQFVSAGGLRAIVELLIPQLQFLDDEGAQAELWGLSRIFLETLIEETGGQRVKAIFPDAGAAALLKYQWKDAAFGFSSLGDRKPVSSEDEIIVMVVPDYQMLSYVEKVASELSDDPPRPLIMWNPRLISEDVGVGINVRQLRRNFLSTFTTVYSMKPLPTGAVFRCYPGMWKVFYDDKERPNRYLLAEELIRRPDIEDLEIIFGGQDKSENGPSLFDQAAGIFSSFNRFMKVISR; encoded by the exons atgGCTTCTGCTACCTTCTCAATTTCAACAGTTGCTGCTTACACTCACCTTCCCTCACTTCCCAGACTCCCCTCCATCTCTCATTTCTCCATCACTCCTACTTTCCCCATAACCCAACGCCTCACGCTCACACGTGCCAAGTTCGACAAGTTTCAAGGCGATGATAGCGTCGAGCCAGATGATGATGGCGGTGAGGATCCACCGCAATTTCAAATTTCCGAAGAAGAGGATGACAG TTGCCTTCCTTCTGATTTGGAGGGTGCAGTTCGCCAGTCGGGCCAAGCAAGTGCGCAGTTTGTTTCTGCCGGAGGACTAAGAGCCATA GTGGAGCTTTTAATTCCACAGTTGCAATTTCTTGACGATGAAGGAGCACAAGCTGAGCTTTGGGGGCTTTCAAGGATCTTCTTGGAAACACTTATTGAAGAAACAGGGGGCCAG AGAGTTAAAGCCATATTTCCAGATGCTGGTGCTGCTGCACTGCTAAAGTATCAGTGGAAAGATGCTGCATTTGGTTTCTCCAG TCTAGGTGACCGGAAGCCTGTGAGCAGTGAAGACGAGATCATTGTGATGGTGGTTCCTGACTATCAGATGTTATCATATGTTGAAAAGGTCGCATCTGAGCTTTCAGATGATCCG CCTAGGCCTCTTATCATGTGGAACCCCCGCCTTATTAGCGAGGATGTTGGAGTTGGGATCAATGTTCGCCAGTTACGACGAAACTTTTTAAG CACATTTACAACTGTCTACTCAATGAAGCCTCTTCCAACAGGTGCCGTATTTAGATGTTACCCTGG gATGTGGAAGGTTTTTTATGATGATAAGGAGAGGCCCAACAGGTATCTGCTCGCTGAGGAATTGATACGACGTCCTGATATAGAGGATCTCGAG ATTATTTTTGGTGGACAAGATAAGTCGGAGAATGGACCATCTCTGTTTGATCAAGCAGCTGGCATCTTCTCCTCGTTCAATCGTTTCATGAAAGTCATTTCAAGATAA